From a single Xanthocytophaga agilis genomic region:
- the ftsH gene encoding ATP-dependent zinc metalloprotease FtsH, which produces MNENQDRNSRKPLLPKPPQRPGYQIWVVVGLVMLALFTFFNRGSDPRTITKKEFKSMAQEGDVNAVTILPTQNSVEITLKDEALKNIKYRDRIPKPSLLTPYTTGPHFQFDVVDAKVFEEELQKEFPGIKYKVERRADITGGLLYWGLFILMMVGLWMIMRRVATGGPGGQIFNIGRSRATLFDAENKVKITFNDVAGLDEAKEEIKEIVEFLKNPKKFTDLGGKIPKGALLVGSPGTGKTLLAKAVAGEANVPFFSLSGSDFVEMFVGVGAARVRDLFKQAKEKAPCIIFIDEIDAIGRSRGRGSMPGANDERENTLNSLLVEMDGFATDSGVIILAATNRPDVLDSALMRPGRFDRMISIDKPDLNGRESIFKVHLKPLKLASDVDPKKLAAQTPGFAGAEIANVCNEAALIAARRNKSSVDMQDFQDAVDRVIGGLEKKNKLISPEEKKIVAYHEAGHAVAAWFLEHANPLVKVSIVPRGVAALGYAQYLPREQFLYTYEQLFDEMCMTLGGRAAEEIIFGKVSTGALSDLEHITKMSYAMVTVYGMNEKIGNVSFYDSKQSEYNFNKPYSEETGKTIDEEVRKIIDTAYQHTKNLLLEKREQLEILAKELLKREIIFQSDLENLIGKRPFDEPTTYQAYLNGNKKKDDAGDEEETTNVPVHKGPGSVPDMEGNTAPLEK; this is translated from the coding sequence ATGAACGAAAATCAAGACAGAAATAGCCGGAAGCCACTCCTTCCCAAACCTCCTCAACGGCCAGGTTATCAGATTTGGGTAGTAGTGGGTCTGGTGATGCTCGCACTCTTCACGTTTTTTAATCGTGGGAGTGATCCTCGTACAATTACAAAAAAAGAGTTCAAATCTATGGCTCAGGAAGGTGATGTAAACGCTGTTACGATTCTCCCTACACAGAACTCTGTAGAGATTACACTTAAAGATGAAGCCTTAAAAAACATTAAATATCGTGACAGGATACCAAAACCTAGTTTATTAACCCCTTATACTACCGGACCTCACTTTCAATTTGATGTGGTTGATGCGAAGGTATTTGAAGAGGAATTACAAAAAGAATTTCCTGGAATCAAATACAAGGTAGAGCGTCGTGCGGATATTACAGGAGGATTGTTATACTGGGGATTGTTTATTTTGATGATGGTAGGGCTGTGGATGATTATGCGTCGGGTTGCTACTGGAGGCCCTGGTGGACAGATCTTCAACATTGGACGTTCCAGAGCAACATTATTTGATGCTGAAAACAAAGTTAAAATTACTTTCAATGATGTCGCTGGTCTGGATGAAGCGAAAGAGGAGATTAAAGAGATTGTTGAGTTTTTAAAGAACCCCAAGAAGTTTACAGATCTTGGTGGTAAAATCCCTAAAGGTGCTCTTTTAGTTGGATCTCCTGGAACAGGTAAAACCTTGCTTGCAAAAGCTGTTGCCGGAGAAGCTAATGTTCCTTTCTTCTCATTATCAGGTTCTGACTTTGTTGAGATGTTTGTAGGGGTGGGTGCAGCACGTGTAAGAGATTTGTTTAAACAAGCAAAGGAAAAGGCTCCTTGTATTATATTCATAGATGAGATAGATGCAATAGGCCGTTCTCGCGGTCGGGGTTCTATGCCTGGTGCTAATGATGAGCGTGAGAATACGCTGAACTCTTTGCTGGTAGAAATGGATGGATTTGCTACAGATTCAGGTGTTATCATCTTAGCTGCAACAAACCGTCCGGATGTATTGGATTCTGCTTTAATGCGTCCAGGTCGTTTTGATAGAATGATTAGTATTGATAAACCTGATCTGAATGGACGGGAGTCTATCTTTAAGGTACACCTGAAACCATTAAAGCTTGCAAGTGATGTAGACCCTAAGAAACTGGCTGCTCAGACTCCTGGCTTTGCTGGTGCAGAAATAGCCAACGTGTGTAATGAAGCCGCCTTGATTGCTGCTCGTCGCAATAAATCTTCTGTAGATATGCAGGATTTCCAGGATGCAGTGGATCGTGTAATTGGTGGTCTCGAGAAGAAAAATAAGTTAATTTCCCCTGAAGAGAAAAAGATTGTTGCCTATCATGAGGCAGGACATGCTGTTGCTGCTTGGTTCCTTGAGCATGCCAATCCATTGGTGAAGGTAAGTATCGTGCCAAGAGGAGTAGCTGCATTAGGATATGCCCAGTATTTGCCGAGAGAACAGTTCCTTTATACATATGAGCAGTTGTTTGATGAGATGTGTATGACTTTAGGAGGACGTGCTGCAGAGGAGATCATATTTGGAAAGGTTTCGACAGGAGCTCTAAGTGATCTGGAACATATTACCAAAATGTCTTATGCTATGGTAACTGTCTATGGAATGAATGAAAAGATTGGAAATGTATCCTTTTATGATTCCAAACAGTCTGAGTATAATTTTAACAAACCATATTCTGAAGAGACAGGAAAGACTATTGACGAAGAGGTTCGTAAAATTATTGACACAGCTTATCAGCATACCAAAAATCTTTTGCTCGAAAAGCGTGAACAATTAGAGATCCTTGCAAAAGAATTACTTAAGAGAGAGATTATTTTTCAGTCAGATCTTGAAAATCTGATAGGTAAACGTCCATTCGATGAGCCTACTACTTATCAGGCATATCTGAACGGAAATAAAAAGAAGGATGACGCAGGTGATGAAGAAGAAACAACCAATGTTCCTGTCCATAAGGGACCTGGTAGTGTTCCTGACATGGAAGGTAATACCGCCCCTCTTGAAAAATAA
- the rsfS gene encoding ribosome silencing factor, producing MQLIKKRKNKGVSSEQLSHLIVQGMQEKKAEDIVVLDLRQVKNAVTDYFVICSGNSDTQVDSITNSIEEQIYKNLGEDPWHKEGKANREWILLDYVDVVAHVFKKDRRAFYALEDLWGDAQSTRIES from the coding sequence ATGCAATTAATCAAGAAACGAAAAAATAAAGGTGTGAGCTCTGAACAATTAAGCCATTTGATTGTTCAGGGAATGCAGGAAAAGAAGGCTGAGGATATTGTTGTGTTGGATCTGCGACAGGTAAAGAATGCTGTAACTGACTATTTTGTAATCTGTTCAGGAAATTCAGATACTCAGGTAGATTCTATCACCAACTCTATTGAAGAGCAAATATATAAGAATCTGGGTGAAGATCCCTGGCATAAAGAAGGGAAAGCTAACCGCGAATGGATTCTCCTTGATTATGTAGATGTTGTAGCTCATGTTTTTAAAAAGGATCGCCGGGCATTTTATGCCTTGGAAGATCTTTGGGGTGACGCACAGTCAACAAGGATTGAGTCCTGA
- a CDS encoding TIGR03364 family FAD-dependent oxidoreductase codes for MTHSSTNNIQNRYDVAVVGAGIVGLAMAYTAARRGLKVGVFERNGKAIGASIRNFGMIWPVGQPSGVLLERALRSREIYLDLAKQAGFWYNPNGSLHVAYHNDEWAVLEEFVEQNRGNGYTCELLTDTKKILEKSPAVKEEGLIGALWSETEMIVDPREVIATLPDFLHQKYEIDFYFGTAVTGVNSSYLEAGGQKWQADRIIICSGADFETLYPELFASSSITKCKLQMMRTSPQGNGWRMGASLCAGLTLTHYAAFKDCPSLAALNERFAQTMPAYKKYGIHVLVSQNAAGELTLGDSHEYGLTPEPFDKSEIDQWVLDYLATFTQFPDLHIKERWHGIYPKLANGGTELILEAESNVWIVNGLGGAGMTLSLGLAEYVFESKLHEVVS; via the coding sequence ATGACTCATTCATCCACAAACAATATACAAAATAGATATGATGTTGCAGTAGTTGGAGCTGGGATTGTAGGTTTGGCAATGGCTTATACTGCTGCCAGACGAGGTCTTAAAGTTGGCGTTTTTGAACGGAATGGTAAGGCTATTGGAGCTTCTATCCGCAATTTTGGTATGATATGGCCTGTTGGACAACCTTCAGGAGTATTATTAGAGCGTGCATTAAGAAGTCGTGAGATTTACCTGGATCTGGCTAAACAAGCTGGCTTCTGGTATAATCCTAATGGATCGTTGCATGTTGCTTATCACAATGATGAATGGGCTGTTCTGGAAGAGTTTGTGGAGCAGAACCGTGGTAATGGATATACGTGTGAGCTATTGACTGACACAAAAAAGATTCTGGAAAAGAGCCCTGCTGTAAAAGAGGAGGGATTGATAGGCGCTTTATGGAGCGAAACGGAAATGATTGTGGATCCTCGCGAAGTGATAGCTACATTGCCTGACTTTCTACATCAAAAATATGAAATTGATTTTTATTTTGGTACTGCTGTTACTGGTGTAAATAGTTCTTATCTGGAAGCCGGTGGCCAAAAATGGCAAGCAGATCGGATAATTATATGTAGTGGAGCTGACTTTGAAACATTATATCCTGAATTATTTGCCTCTTCATCTATTACAAAGTGTAAACTGCAGATGATGAGAACTAGTCCGCAAGGCAATGGATGGCGAATGGGAGCCTCTCTTTGTGCTGGTTTGACACTCACTCATTATGCTGCTTTCAAGGATTGTCCTTCTTTAGCTGCCTTAAATGAACGGTTTGCACAGACAATGCCTGCTTATAAGAAATATGGCATACACGTATTGGTTTCTCAAAATGCTGCAGGTGAATTGACTTTAGGTGATTCACATGAATATGGACTTACACCAGAACCATTTGACAAATCTGAAATAGATCAGTGGGTATTAGACTATTTGGCCACTTTCACCCAGTTTCCTGATTTACATATCAAGGAACGCTGGCATGGTATCTATCCTAAACTCGCAAATGGAGGAACTGAGCTGATATTAGAAGCGGAATCTAATGTATGGATTGTCAATGGATTGGGTGGTGCCGGAATGACTTTATCATTGGGACTGGCAGAATATGTATTTGAATCAAAGTTACATGAAGTTGTAAGTTAG
- a CDS encoding phosphonate degradation HD-domain oxygenase, translating into METTTKQKVEEIFRLYEIHGTDDYIGEPVSQVEHMTQAALLAEQQGYDEEVILAAFFHDFGHLCADETTEHMDGYGVTDHEKLGADYLRAVGFSEKIARLVESHVQAKRYLTFKNPDYYNNLSEASKKTLEFQGGRMSVSEAAAFEGEEWFQLYLQMRYWDEQAKEMNIPVPDLSIYKDMALRHLEK; encoded by the coding sequence ATGGAAACCACTACTAAGCAAAAAGTTGAAGAGATTTTTCGATTATATGAAATACATGGAACTGATGATTATATAGGTGAGCCTGTGTCGCAGGTTGAGCATATGACTCAGGCCGCTTTGCTAGCCGAACAACAGGGTTACGATGAAGAAGTTATTCTGGCAGCTTTCTTTCATGATTTTGGACATTTGTGTGCTGATGAAACTACAGAGCACATGGATGGATATGGTGTTACAGATCACGAGAAGCTAGGAGCTGACTATTTGAGAGCGGTAGGATTTTCAGAGAAGATAGCCCGGTTGGTTGAGTCTCATGTTCAGGCAAAACGATATCTCACATTCAAGAATCCGGATTATTACAATAATCTCTCAGAAGCTAGTAAGAAAACACTTGAATTTCAGGGAGGACGTATGAGTGTTAGTGAAGCTGCTGCATTTGAAGGTGAAGAGTGGTTCCAGTTATACCTGCAAATGCGTTATTGGGATGAGCAAGCTAAAGAAATGAATATTCCTGTACCAGATTTGTCCATTTATAAAGATATGGCATTACGTCATCTGGAAAAATAA
- a CDS encoding glycoside hydrolase family 2 TIM barrel-domain containing protein, with translation MYNSRLFLLFVALLSGKAFSQTPTPEWQNPSVVSINTTPPHATLIPYGSETQAQAFDRSASPYYKSLNGIWKFKWVKHPSLVPSDFFLPSTGVINWDNLKVPSNWQVVAAQENRPYDHPIFTNIKHPFPATPPLIQTDTNAVGLYRTNFGVPSNWNGRRIFLHFAGVQSSCYIWVNGKSVGYHEDSMTPAEFDITEFVQSGDNTLAVQVINWSDASYLEDQDFWRLSGIFRDVYLFSTPQVHMRNFYVTTDLDQQYKNATLYIHTRLKNYQNRELKSHKIKATLYDTQNKEIWTAIVPSPEKILANQEVQLEWTARIENPYLWSAETPYLYLLTLQLIDPADRPQEALSSKVGFRSIEQKNGQLLVNGKAIKLKGVNRHEFDPNTGRVISRASMERDIRLMKQFNINAVRTSHYPNDPMWYDLCDAYGLYVINEANIESHELWNSNNSPAQKPEWRNAFVARGIAMAERDKNHPSIILWSLGNETGMGENFSAMAEEIRTIDPTRPIHYESRQPEAYRDPTMLPSFDIISTMYPSVAFMVKMMEADPSRPVIVCEYAHAMGNSVGNLRDYWNAIEKYPRMQGAFIWDWVDQGLRIKKNGKDYLDHFNYIDGANAGDGIVNADRTPQPEINEVKKIYQYIKLISKDTIEPTQTTIRIKNNYDFQDLSAFKLIWQVQENGNITQTGEIENLTALPGQEQDITIPFTNPSIKPKTEYYLTISFRLKNKTTWAEPEHEVAWHQLRLNVPQGSGTTLSLTKMQPLTINQYTSRIEVKGSDFTINFDKSLGVMDIVRYKEQNIITKGLQPNFWRVPTDNDEGGRNTSFASRWRAVGLDKTYSVPEKAIVEQLRPQVVKVTMTNKVQTKINTSSSTLFLQTTTYTIYGSGDIQVENVFIPQSTLPPLARVGMQMQIPGNFNQIQWYGRGPHESYWDRKEGARIGKYSGKVIDQFFNYLMAQENGNKTDVRWATITTSEGIGLLTIGDPSLNINIRDYTDEALLRAKTSQELSHGSTTVINLDYQQMGLGGDDSWSPRVHSEYQLISKTYMYRFRLRLIDTSQVSVQDVVTTTLPLIRK, from the coding sequence ATGTACAACTCAAGACTTTTTTTACTCTTTGTTGCTCTGTTATCCGGTAAAGCTTTTAGCCAGACTCCTACTCCTGAATGGCAAAATCCATCTGTTGTAAGTATCAATACAACCCCTCCACATGCCACACTTATCCCTTATGGAAGTGAAACACAAGCACAGGCGTTTGACAGATCGGCATCTCCTTATTATAAGTCACTGAATGGGATCTGGAAATTCAAGTGGGTTAAACACCCATCACTAGTTCCTTCAGACTTTTTTCTGCCATCTACAGGGGTAATCAACTGGGATAACTTAAAAGTGCCTTCCAATTGGCAGGTAGTAGCAGCTCAGGAAAATCGCCCTTATGATCATCCAATATTCACCAATATTAAGCATCCTTTTCCAGCTACACCTCCTCTTATTCAGACAGATACCAATGCCGTAGGTCTCTATCGCACTAATTTTGGAGTTCCATCAAATTGGAATGGACGTCGCATATTCCTGCATTTTGCAGGTGTTCAATCATCCTGTTATATATGGGTAAATGGTAAATCTGTAGGATATCATGAAGATAGTATGACACCAGCAGAATTTGACATTACAGAATTTGTTCAAAGTGGTGATAACACATTAGCAGTTCAAGTAATCAACTGGTCTGATGCCAGTTATCTAGAAGATCAAGACTTTTGGCGACTATCTGGTATCTTTCGTGATGTATATTTATTTTCTACTCCTCAAGTACACATGCGTAATTTTTATGTTACTACTGACCTGGATCAACAATATAAAAATGCTACCCTTTATATACATACCCGTTTAAAAAATTATCAAAACCGTGAATTAAAATCACATAAAATAAAAGCTACTCTGTACGACACACAAAACAAAGAAATCTGGACTGCAATTGTTCCATCTCCTGAAAAAATATTAGCCAACCAGGAAGTACAACTTGAGTGGACCGCCCGTATAGAAAACCCTTATCTATGGTCAGCTGAGACACCTTATTTATATCTACTAACACTACAACTTATAGATCCGGCTGACAGACCTCAGGAAGCACTAAGTAGCAAAGTTGGATTTCGAAGCATAGAACAGAAAAACGGACAATTACTAGTTAATGGTAAAGCTATTAAATTGAAAGGAGTAAACCGGCATGAATTTGATCCTAATACCGGACGGGTTATTAGCAGAGCCTCAATGGAAAGAGATATCCGGTTAATGAAGCAATTTAATATAAACGCCGTTCGCACTTCTCATTATCCTAATGACCCTATGTGGTATGATCTATGTGATGCCTATGGCCTGTATGTTATCAACGAAGCCAATATAGAAAGTCATGAATTATGGAATAGCAATAATTCACCAGCTCAAAAACCAGAATGGCGTAATGCATTTGTTGCGAGAGGTATTGCAATGGCAGAAAGAGATAAGAATCATCCGAGCATCATCCTTTGGTCGTTAGGCAATGAAACAGGTATGGGTGAAAACTTTAGTGCTATGGCAGAAGAAATCCGTACTATAGATCCTACCCGCCCTATTCATTATGAAAGCCGCCAGCCTGAAGCATATAGAGATCCTACTATGCTTCCCAGTTTTGATATAATCTCCACAATGTATCCATCTGTTGCTTTTATGGTCAAAATGATGGAAGCAGATCCTTCCAGACCTGTTATCGTTTGTGAATATGCTCATGCGATGGGAAACAGTGTAGGCAATCTTCGTGACTACTGGAATGCTATAGAAAAGTATCCCCGAATGCAGGGTGCGTTTATATGGGATTGGGTAGATCAGGGATTACGTATAAAGAAAAATGGTAAAGATTACTTGGATCATTTTAATTATATAGATGGAGCGAATGCAGGTGATGGCATAGTCAATGCAGACCGGACACCTCAACCTGAAATTAATGAAGTAAAAAAAATATATCAGTATATTAAACTGATATCTAAAGATACCATAGAACCTACTCAGACTACTATTCGAATCAAGAACAACTACGATTTCCAGGATTTGTCTGCATTCAAATTGATCTGGCAGGTACAGGAAAATGGCAATATTACTCAAACAGGGGAAATAGAAAATCTAACAGCCTTACCAGGACAGGAGCAAGATATTACAATTCCATTTACTAATCCGTCTATTAAACCTAAAACGGAATACTACTTAACGATCAGTTTTCGATTAAAAAACAAGACAACCTGGGCAGAACCGGAACATGAAGTAGCCTGGCACCAACTACGACTAAATGTTCCCCAAGGTAGTGGTACTACATTATCACTAACAAAAATGCAGCCTCTTACAATCAATCAATATACAAGTCGTATAGAAGTAAAAGGAAGCGATTTCACGATCAATTTTGATAAATCTTTGGGTGTAATGGATATTGTCCGTTATAAAGAACAAAATATAATTACAAAAGGTCTTCAACCTAACTTCTGGCGAGTTCCTACAGATAATGATGAAGGTGGAAGAAATACTAGTTTTGCATCCCGCTGGCGGGCAGTAGGATTAGATAAGACATACTCAGTGCCAGAAAAAGCAATAGTGGAGCAACTCCGTCCACAGGTAGTTAAAGTCACAATGACCAATAAAGTTCAAACAAAAATTAATACATCATCAAGTACACTTTTCCTGCAAACAACTACATATACTATTTATGGAAGTGGAGATATTCAGGTAGAAAATGTATTTATACCACAAAGTACTCTTCCTCCTCTGGCACGTGTAGGTATGCAAATGCAAATACCTGGAAACTTCAATCAGATACAATGGTACGGACGAGGCCCTCATGAAAGTTATTGGGATAGAAAAGAAGGTGCACGTATTGGGAAATATAGTGGAAAAGTAATTGACCAGTTTTTTAATTACCTGATGGCACAGGAAAATGGAAATAAAACTGACGTACGTTGGGCAACAATAACTACCTCAGAAGGAATTGGCTTATTAACAATAGGCGATCCTTCTCTTAATATTAATATACGAGATTATACAGATGAAGCTCTTCTTCGGGCTAAAACTAGTCAGGAACTATCTCATGGATCAACAACTGTAATTAACCTTGATTATCAGCAGATGGGACTGGGGGGTGATGATAGCTGGTCACCTCGTGTGCATTCTGAGTATCAATTAATTTCAAAAACATATATGTATCGCTTCCGGCTGCGACTTATTGATACCAGTCAGGTATCTGTTCAGGATGTAGTTACTACTACCCTACCTTTAATACGAAAATAA
- a CDS encoding biotin--[acetyl-CoA-carboxylase] ligase has protein sequence MYNNPPKTLFVGQKLLFLPECHSTNDIAADLINTASTPEGTVVITSQQTRGRGQRGNSWHTEPGKNLTFSIILKPTFLTVNQQFLLNMAVSLAIHEFLSKYLPQNLSIKWPNDIYWHSQKMGGILIENTIQGLSLTHSIVGIGLNINQKSFTEQPRATSLKLASQPFSNEDEYDLEILLSELLIVFEKFYLLLRNGKTDSLRTYYLRNLYSYGEKRFFVSNGNQFEGTITGVDSQGRLVIEKDNKLCYFFFKEIEFVF, from the coding sequence TTGTACAATAATCCACCCAAAACATTATTCGTTGGCCAAAAGCTCCTGTTTCTGCCAGAATGTCACTCCACTAATGACATTGCCGCAGACTTGATTAATACAGCCAGCACTCCGGAAGGAACTGTTGTGATTACCTCTCAACAAACCCGCGGAAGAGGTCAGCGAGGTAATAGCTGGCATACAGAACCAGGTAAGAACCTAACATTCTCTATTATTCTTAAGCCAACTTTTCTAACAGTTAATCAACAATTTTTGTTAAATATGGCAGTTTCGCTGGCTATACATGAATTTCTCTCCAAATACCTCCCTCAGAATCTAAGCATTAAATGGCCAAATGATATTTATTGGCATTCTCAGAAAATGGGAGGTATTTTAATTGAAAATACTATTCAAGGTCTTTCTCTAACCCATTCAATTGTTGGTATAGGCCTGAATATCAACCAAAAATCGTTTACTGAACAACCCCGAGCAACCTCGCTAAAACTGGCCAGTCAGCCCTTCAGTAATGAAGACGAATATGATCTGGAAATATTGTTATCAGAATTACTCATTGTGTTTGAAAAATTTTATCTCCTCTTACGGAATGGCAAAACTGACAGTCTAAGAACTTATTATCTCCGGAATTTATACAGTTATGGAGAGAAACGATTTTTTGTATCAAATGGAAATCAGTTTGAAGGCACCATTACAGGAGTAGATTCACAAGGTCGTCTGGTTATTGAAAAAGACAATAAACTTTGTTATTTCTTCTTTAAAGAAATCGAATTTGTATTCTGA
- the ahcY gene encoding adenosylhomocysteinase, whose protein sequence is MVETAYVPYKVKDIALAEWGRKEIKLAEAEMPGLMSIRAEFGPSKPLKGARIAGCLHMTIQTAVLIETLVELGAEVTWSSCNIFSTQDHAAAAIAAAGIQVYAWKGQNAEEFDWCIEQTLFFGEDRKPLNMILDDGGDLTNMVLDKYPELIGNIGGISEETTTGVLRLYERMKKGTLPVPAINVNDSVTKSKFDNLYGCKESCVDAIRRGTDLMLAGKIAVVAGYGDVGKGSARSLAGAGCRVIVTEIDPICALQAAMEGYQVMKMDKAAEIADIFVTATGNHSIITGQHFKKMKDKAVVCNIGHFDTEIDMAWLNANYGNTKEVIKPQVDKYTIDGKEIIVLAEGRLVNLGVAMGHPSFVMSMSFTNQTLAQLELWQNGKNYENQVYVLPKHLDEKVARLHLAKVGAELEELTTDQAEYIGVDVQGPFKKDHYRY, encoded by the coding sequence ATGGTTGAAACAGCTTACGTTCCATACAAAGTTAAAGATATTGCATTGGCAGAATGGGGCCGCAAAGAAATTAAATTAGCAGAAGCAGAAATGCCTGGCCTAATGTCTATCCGTGCTGAGTTTGGTCCATCTAAACCTCTTAAAGGTGCTCGTATAGCAGGCTGTCTGCACATGACCATTCAAACCGCGGTACTGATTGAAACTCTGGTTGAACTAGGTGCTGAAGTAACCTGGTCTTCTTGTAATATCTTCTCAACACAAGATCATGCTGCTGCTGCTATTGCAGCTGCAGGTATCCAAGTGTATGCCTGGAAAGGGCAAAATGCTGAAGAATTTGACTGGTGTATAGAACAGACATTATTCTTTGGAGAAGATCGCAAACCATTGAACATGATTCTGGATGATGGTGGGGATCTTACCAATATGGTGTTAGATAAATATCCTGAACTGATCGGTAATATTGGTGGTATTTCAGAAGAAACCACAACAGGTGTTTTACGTTTGTATGAACGTATGAAAAAAGGAACACTTCCTGTACCTGCAATTAACGTAAACGACTCTGTAACAAAATCTAAATTTGATAACCTGTACGGATGTAAAGAATCATGTGTAGATGCTATCCGCAGAGGTACAGATTTAATGCTGGCAGGTAAAATTGCAGTTGTAGCAGGTTATGGTGATGTAGGTAAAGGATCAGCCCGTTCTCTTGCAGGAGCAGGTTGTCGTGTAATTGTAACAGAAATTGATCCAATCTGTGCCCTTCAGGCGGCAATGGAAGGTTATCAGGTAATGAAAATGGACAAAGCTGCTGAGATTGCAGATATTTTCGTTACAGCTACAGGTAATCACTCTATTATTACAGGTCAGCATTTCAAGAAAATGAAAGATAAAGCTGTAGTTTGTAATATTGGCCATTTCGATACAGAAATTGATATGGCATGGCTTAATGCAAATTATGGAAACACCAAAGAGGTTATTAAGCCTCAGGTAGATAAATATACCATTGATGGAAAAGAAATCATCGTTCTGGCAGAAGGTCGTCTTGTAAACCTTGGTGTTGCAATGGGTCACCCGTCTTTTGTAATGTCAATGTCATTTACTAATCAAACACTAGCTCAGCTGGAATTATGGCAAAATGGCAAAAACTACGAAAATCAAGTATATGTACTACCTAAACATCTTGATGAAAAAGTAGCACGTTTGCATTTAGCTAAAGTAGGCGCTGAATTGGAAGAGTTAACTACTGATCAAGCTGAATACATTGGAGTTGATGTTCAAGGTCCATTCAAAAAAGATCATTATCGTTATTAA
- a CDS encoding glycosyltransferase: MLFHGAYILHENPRIVSLWDDVALQKISSQQKKHDTYFLLHLPWNHGKFQKMLRKKLFFSQLSSKGFMPVMFTNSKREESYRKLFRIPGLQCSAYIYTDEKDYGILSVDKKYDAVYAAQLMPFKRIELAKELNKVFVLTYTPGAGKSGENDLPSFCPAMKHADYNKTWVDHIGKNRLFNQSQVGLCLSKEEGPMLASLEYMLSGLPVVSTESEGGRDEYYDKEYCLIVNDNPTAIRKGVEEMVARQIDPNYIREKTITKLNQDRQRYVEFISDYVRKNSHVILDPSELMHQIFDKPKNSFIPVDKL; the protein is encoded by the coding sequence ATGTTATTTCACGGCGCCTATATTTTACACGAAAATCCTCGCATTGTTAGTCTCTGGGATGATGTAGCCCTTCAGAAAATCTCCTCTCAACAAAAAAAACATGACACATATTTTCTGCTGCATTTACCATGGAACCATGGTAAATTTCAAAAGATGTTGAGAAAAAAATTATTCTTTTCTCAATTAAGTAGTAAAGGATTTATGCCTGTCATGTTTACTAATTCCAAACGGGAAGAATCCTATAGAAAATTATTCCGTATTCCTGGTTTACAATGTTCTGCTTATATTTATACGGATGAAAAAGACTATGGTATATTGAGTGTTGATAAGAAATATGATGCTGTCTATGCAGCTCAACTTATGCCATTTAAACGTATTGAGTTGGCTAAAGAACTGAATAAGGTATTTGTTCTTACCTATACTCCCGGAGCAGGCAAAAGTGGAGAAAATGATTTGCCAAGTTTCTGTCCAGCAATGAAACATGCTGATTACAATAAAACATGGGTTGACCATATTGGTAAAAACCGCTTATTCAATCAGTCCCAAGTTGGATTATGCTTATCAAAAGAAGAAGGCCCTATGTTAGCTAGCCTGGAATATATGCTTTCAGGACTACCGGTAGTAAGTACAGAAAGCGAAGGAGGGCGGGATGAGTATTATGACAAAGAATATTGTCTTATAGTGAATGATAACCCTACCGCAATCCGCAAAGGTGTAGAAGAAATGGTAGCCCGTCAAATAGATCCAAATTATATTCGGGAAAAAACCATAACCAAATTAAACCAGGATCGCCAACGCTATGTTGAGTTTATCAGTGATTATGTACGTAAGAATAGTCATGTTATATTAGATCCGTCAGAACTAATGCATCAGATTTTTGATAAACCTAAGAATAGCTTTATTCCGGTTGATAAACTATAA